The Phoenix dactylifera cultivar Barhee BC4 chromosome 12, palm_55x_up_171113_PBpolish2nd_filt_p, whole genome shotgun sequence genome includes the window ACCTTAAGATGGTCAGCTGGTGTGCACTGTCATTTGTTCACATAATCACTGCACTTTCCGGTCATGGTATGTTCCAAAAATGAGATTATGATTCAGTAGTTATCTTGCTCATTAGCAGACAGTACTAGCTCATCTACAAAATAGACAAAATACAGCAGATCTCTGAGAATTGTTAAAGCAATCTATCATCCCTCTCATTTGGTGCCTCAATTATTTTGACCTCAATATATTTTGCTTACTTGGTACAACAAATGTGAGTTCAAAATTTGAGCTTAATTGAAAAGAGGAAGGAATGCATctgttctctttctttttcaggATCTATAGCAACACATCTTGGAGATAAACTTCACATTTACAAGATCCAAATCTGGCATTTCAGGATCTGAGAACTTAAAGCATGTATCTGAAGTCTTGGAAGAAACACTTGGCCACTGCATTCAAATATGTGAAGGCACTTATTTATTAACAAATAGAGTATTTAAATCAGTATAGAAATTAAACGGAATGCAAAGTAAAAGAAACAGGGGGAATTGTTGTTCAAAGTCCTGTATAGCATGTACTCTGCCTGAGCTACTGGCACAACAAGTTACTCTGCATGTGGTACAACAAGTTACTCTTTCACAGAGCAAATAGGTCATGCAGTAACTCTTATTTCATCTTCTTCGACTTTTTGTCTATGTGGTACCCTTTTTAGTTCTTTGATGCATGTGCTCTTGTAATATAACTGTTTACTGTCcgttaaaaaaattatgggcTTGAAGGTATCCCTTGGACTAAGTTCTGATGGAGAAAATATGGGACACCTCGACCTCAGGCCAGACCGACCCTTCTGATCTCGGACATAAACCAAGGTGAACGACTTTAGCTCCGACCAAGGAGTCGCCAGTCGAAGAGAACCATCGGCACGTGTCGACCAAAGTTGACAGTCCTAACAACCGACAACCTTGACAATACGCAGTCGTGGCATCCCCACGTCCCGCATCAGACTTGCGCTGTACTCTGCCCACGTGGACTGATTCTCGCGCCACGATCGTACCACCGGCTGTTGTCCGGCGTAATTGCACGTCCCGTCGGCTCAGGTAACAACAAGTCTGGCTTCCTTATATAAAGAGGGCAACCCGGGGGACTTGAGGTATGCTCATAATAAGAAGCTACCATCACTCATAGAGACTATCCTCTGCTGAGATCTCTCTCTTCCACATTGTTGTCTTATTATTCTgatttaggcatcggagggtccTCCGCCGGAAACTCTCTAGAAAGTGGACTTCTTGCAGGCCACCTAGCGGAGGAGACCAGTGCCTGATGCCTCAATCAGCTTGCTCAGCTCGCTTCTAGCCGACATCAGGGTCGTCCAAGCTGCACTTCCACCTTGGTCTGAATTCGGCGGCAACAAGTTCAACAATGTTTTATATGTGCTAGGAATTAAGCTGATGCTCCATTTATCATCGAGCAACAGCTTGAGAGTTTGCAAACTATATGTTTGTCAAAATATTGTATTGATCTTCTCAGGTTGCTTCACATCAAATGAGCAATACCCTAAAAAGGAAAATTTGCAGGGGAGGCCTATTTTATTAGCATGTCAGCTACAGATTTTGCCGTTTTCAACTTTCACTAGATATTTAGGTGAAGAAACAAATTCCCTTTGAGAAACTAAAAAGCTTACCAAAGAATCAAAATTTAATGAGAATCACTTAATGAATCAAAGTTGTAATGGTTTTTGAGTTTTTAATATTATAGAACATAGAATACTTGTTAATCCAGAAAAGAGAGCCAATCTAGAATTGAAATTCTGGTGTGTGGTGCAATAAGCTGTAGGTTTTTTAAATGATCTTTCCTAATGTACAACTGGACTTAAAAAATGAAGTTACTGTTTCAAGAGAATTGAAGTACCCAGTACATTGGCACTTGTTCTTTTCTAACTAATCATTTTGCACTTTTTACAGAGGTAcggatttttttaaataaaaaaattaagctGCAATGCTGAGAATGGTTTCCAGTAAGCATCCCAACTTCTTGTTCAGTAGCTCATCAAATTTTCATCTCGTATCTGCCATCATTTCAAGGCTATATAGTGATACCTATTATGTCATTTGCATACGATCTATTGAGTTAAATGAGTTCTTTCTACTCTGTTCAGCATTCAGCTCCATGCTATAAAACAACAGAAGAACAGTTATTGCTCCAAACCtaaaaaagaaagtttttaCATAAAAAATGTGGAATGTATAAAGTTAAATTTGAGTAGTGAAAAAAACAGGGGGTGGTAACAGTATTTGTGCAGTTTACTGAGGAACCAAGGTGTTCAATATGAGCTGACAAAAGAAAAGTCTTTCCAAGTTCTCTACTTGGGATAGTTGAGTAATATGTTAAAAAAGCTGAACATCATGCTCTTGTTAGACGTTGTAAAGCTCTCTACATATGctgaaataaaaattctaaagtAGAAAATGCATTGAAACTTTTTCCTGAATGAGCAATCTTCTCTTGTtttactcctcctcctcccccctcctctttccatctttcctttttttttaaaagaaattggAACTCCTGAGTGCTTAGCAGTCAATACAGCTTCAATGTAAGATGAGACTGTTTGGCCTTCTAAATGACAAATCAAGTTCACCAATTTCGTATTACACTGAATCTATGAGCTCTAGTTGTTAATGCAACATACATGTAAGACACAGACTGTCCATATCTACTATTCATACTAAATGGTTCAACTCATATTATCTAAATTTTCTAGAAAAACAGAATCTGCAGTCCACCTGAAGATATGATTTCATAATGCTAATTAGCTTTCACAATTAAAATGAGTACACATTGTGAGAGTGAACAAGGAAAATGAAGTAAAATTTTCACCTCATGTCTGTGGTACATGGATAACATGATCAATAGGAGCTGAGATTCCATTTGAGCAAGTTCCGTCGTCAGCCCTGTCATCTACAACCATTTTAATTGCTTCCTTATCTGCTCCTTCCCAGATATGGTTAGATTCTCCTGGTTCTCGAACTATAGACTCTGGAATCACATGAAGAGCCAAAGGATCAACCACATCATCCTGATGCCTATGCTTGCAGTTTAAATTTTCATCAATGGCATCGTAATCCAAGATCTGCAATATGCTTGGTATTGGCAAATTGCTGTCTGACTTGTGTCCCATTTCTACATCAACCTTGTCCTTTGGGTTGGTGATATCTGTTACAATATTTGGAGTATAGGATCCAATTTCTGCTGTGTCCTCAAGCACCCATGACCGGAAGTCATTTATTGAAGGTGGGATGTTTGAGAAAAACAACTCTTTGAAGTTTCCCAAGACACCCTTATTACAGGGATTCTCCTTCTTATCAAAGCGGTATCGAAAGTTTTCATAGGTTGTCTGCAGTTTTGACAGCAAAAGGTTTTAGacataaaaaaaaaggtgcAGCAATCCATACGTACAGCATAAATTAAATCTACACTATTCAAGCAGAATTCTATGGATAtgctaaacaatcacttagagaAGACCAAAGTTGGGTATGAAGGACCAGTCTCTTCCTGCAAGAGCATTCAGATGCATACAAGGTTTTTATCTTTCCAAAATTacaagccccccccccccccccccccccacccaaaaaaaaaaagagtgctcACAAGAATTTGGACATACAAGCTTTCCGTCTCAAAAAGAATCTCCAATTTTAATTCTCTTTCAATTGGTGATATTACTAATCTGTTGAATATTTGAATAATCAACGTGCTAATATCAACAAGCACATTCCAGTAGTGAAAATGTTACCTGATTTGTACTAATTAAATAGAGATGAAAAACAGTGAGGCCGCCAACAAACCAGACTGCAATGAAAGTGTATATAATGAGCACAAGCGACAGAACCTCGCCTGTCATGGACTTCCAAATGGAGTTAtgatagtttttcttttctccaaTAATGTTCAGCCATGAAAAGATGAAGACATACATGCAGAGAATAGTTGATGTCGatatgaaaaagaagaagaacctgTAGTTTCTCTGCAAGGCAACACAATATTGGTTGTCAAAACTAAGTAACACTGAAGCTAGTCTACCCAGTCATGATTAGGCCGATAGGTATAAAATTTGctttataaatatttgaaaCAAGGACAAAAAGGTAAAGATTTAGTGCATCCCGAACACTGTGATAccacttcctaacccaggtaaGGAAGATATGGGGCTGATTTTTGGTAAAGATAAAGGCTGATTTGTCATAAAGATAAAGCTTAAACTCTGACATGAATTTTGATATACCTCTGCGACATTAGGATGTTGAAAGAATTCAGAAAAGTTTGGATATATGGATGATGCAGCAGCTAATAACAAAAAGTGGTAGAGTAAAAGACTAAACCCGATGATCGGGATGAGGCTATTAGTTTACCATCGTCCATACATACAATTCGATCGATACTCAAATATTCAGAAATCTGTAATCATCAGAGCTGCAGTCCTCCTGGTGTTTATCAATGATTAGCTGATTAAAAACAAAAGTGATCCTAGTTGTTGAAACTTACTAGTCCAATGCATTGACCAACCCATGGGCAATGGTGATCGAACTTTTGAACACAGTTGTTGCAGATCGAACAATGAGAAGCACGGGGTGGGCGATAAAGCAAGCATGTATCACAGTACTTTACTTTTACAACAAAACCATCAACAAAAACTTCCCTTATCCGAGGCAATCTTAAATGTGGGGTTCTTCCACTTATCCATTCCATAGATGGAGTGGCCATATCAAATGCTTCATCTGCTTCTGGTGGTCGTGCATTTCTTGGTACTATACCTGGATCTCTACCAGATGTTGTGAAGAGAAAAACCAAATCCTGCATCACCAATCAGACAAGCACCCATAACATCAAACAAAATTTACAACATCAAATGACAATAGGTGAACAAATGCAGCTGACTGTTTAATCATCACTCACCGATATCAAGATGACTATTGTCACAACTAGTACTGGGAGCCCAAGTACTGGACTTTGATCATCCTGGACCCCAGTCTTCTCATAAtggagaatttttgaaattatctGGTAACAAAATGTTATCGCTGGACCAGCTATTAGAAGTGTAGTTAGAAATATTGAAGCAACATCTGGACCAAATATCAGTCTCCCACCACAGAAGAACCTCTGAGAAGAATAAAACGAGGTTTCACAATTATTAATGTGTTATACATCTCATCACACCTGATAATTTTTCGAACATCAGTGAACCTTTGCAATATAAAAGACATTACTTTGGAAGTAATAAGTAGTTGTTTCCATTTCATTTACTTATGTCAAAAGCATAAATAGTAATCAGATAAGCTCAAAACAAGCATATAAGTTTTAAGAGTTGAGTTTCTGAACATCTGAAAGGAGTCTGATGAAAACGACTAcatgaggaaaaaaaatttatgatattCGATCCTTCAAATTAGTTTTCTCCAGAAAAAAAAGATGATCTAACAACATCATGAGAGGAAAAACTTTAAAAGAAAACTATTTTTAGGATAGTAATTAGCCATACACTGCTGTATCGTCAATCGTTTGGATGGTCCTAACACAATGCAAGCATCATGGAGAAGAGAAAATGGAGGTATATGTGTGATAACACTGAAAAAGGGTATAATTATACTttcacaggaaaaaaaaagatagggtTCACATAAGAAGCTTAGGaattgtaattaaaaaaaatgttcagAAGAGATCAAAATGGTACAGCAATGTGCAATGAATCTCCAAGCCTTCTGTAAGAAGGGCTTACAATTGCATTCATGAAAGAGGTGGTAATGATGTAACAAAATCTTGATGGAAGTGGTGAGATAGAAATTAATGGTGAAAAAGGATGTATAACATTAACTTCAATTAGATGGGATAAGATTTGTTGGTTTCCTTTTTGTGTGCATTTTGGAATGAGGTGAGATTTTCTAAAAACACCAAGTTTTTGTAATTCCTTAGCAGCATGTCCTCAAGTACACAAATCAGAGTCCATTTGACTGAAAAGACTATATCTGACTATGAGTTTGTCCCCCCAATTCCTTATTGGA containing:
- the LOC103705008 gene encoding probable protein S-acyltransferase 4 isoform X2 — encoded protein: MSMQPKPKRLYQVWKGSNRFFCGGRLIFGPDVASIFLTTLLIAGPAITFCYQIISKILHYEKTGVQDDQSPVLGLPVLVVTIVILISDLVFLFTTSGRDPGIVPRNARPPEADEAFDMATPSMEWISGRTPHLRLPRIREVFVDGFVVKVKYCDTCLLYRPPRASHCSICNNCVQKFDHHCPWVGQCIGLTTYENFRYRFDKKENPCNKGVLGNFKELFFSNIPPSINDFRSWVLEDTAEIGSYTPNIVTDITNPKDKVDVEMGHKSDSNLPIPSILQILDYDAIDENLNCKHRHQDDVVDPLALHVIPESIVREPGESNHIWEGADKEAIKMVVDDRADDGTCSNGISAPIDHVIHVPQT
- the LOC103705008 gene encoding probable protein S-acyltransferase 4 isoform X1; its protein translation is MSMQPKPKRLYQVWKGSNRFFCGGRLIFGPDVASIFLTTLLIAGPAITFCYQIISKILHYEKTGVQDDQSPVLGLPVLVVTIVILISDLVFLFTTSGRDPGIVPRNARPPEADEAFDMATPSMEWISGRTPHLRLPRIREVFVDGFVVKVKYCDTCLLYRPPRASHCSICNNCVQKFDHHCPWVGQCIGLRNYRFFFFFISTSTILCMYVFIFSWLNIIGEKKNYHNSIWKSMTGEVLSLVLIIYTFIAVWFVGGLTVFHLYLISTNQTTYENFRYRFDKKENPCNKGVLGNFKELFFSNIPPSINDFRSWVLEDTAEIGSYTPNIVTDITNPKDKVDVEMGHKSDSNLPIPSILQILDYDAIDENLNCKHRHQDDVVDPLALHVIPESIVREPGESNHIWEGADKEAIKMVVDDRADDGTCSNGISAPIDHVIHVPQT